GAACGGCAGCAGCACGGCACCGTTGCAGTGGTCAGCCACGGCGCCGCCATCCGTACTTGGGCGGGGCTGCGGGCCGAGGGTGCAGACCACGAGTTCGCTGCACGCCATGTCCTGGCCAACACCGGAATCGTGGCGCTCGAGGGCAGCTTGACGACCGGCTGGACCCTGATCCACTGGGACGGAAGCCCGGTGGGCGGCCTTGCCCTGGCAGACCCGACCGCGGAGGACCCGACAGGTCGGGACGTAGCCGCCCCCTAGGCCTGCTGCCGGTGGCGCCGGGAGGGAAGTGCCCGCTGCGCGGGACACGGACGGGCGACGATCCCGCCGGGCCTGCTCCCGCGGGCCCCTTGAAAGCCTTCACTGCGGGACGGTACCCCGGGTATCAGCCGCGCTGCCATCGCTGCGGCAGCTGCCGCCGTCGGCCGTTCCCGGGGATCCATGGCCGTAACGGACCGCAGCAGGGGAACCCAGGCGCCAAGGTGGCCGGGGATGTCCGGGGACCGCAGGGTGCGGGCCACGAGGGATTCGATGGCGGTGCCGGGAAACGCTTTGGTGCCCGTGAGGAGCTCCAGCAGGACCAGCCCCATGGCGTACACATCCCAGGACGGCGCCGCTGTCCCGCCGGATGCCTGCTCGGGGCTCATATAGTGCACTGTGCCGGACGAGATTCCTGGCTCGGGCGCCGAGCCGGTTGCGGTGGCAATCCCAAAATCGATGATCCGGACCGGACTTCTCCGCAGGCCGCTCAGCATCAGGTTTGCGGGCTTGATGTCACGGTGCACCAGCCCGTTGGAGTGAAGGTACGCGAGCGCACCGAACAGGCCGCGGGCCCAGAGGGCCACATCAGCGGGGGTGGGACTTTCCAGCCGTATGGTTTCGGCCAGGGTCGCCCCCAGGGCCAGCTCCTCCACAAGATAGGGCCGTCCCGCATGGCTCCCGCCGCCGCCCACCACGCCCTGGCCCAGCAGCTTCACGATGGATGGGTGGGTGAGGCCGGCAAGGACGGAAGCTTCGTTCCGGATCCGCTGGTGCTGCTTCCGGCCGCTGGCTGCCGCGATCTTCACGGCCACCTCCGGACCGCCCTCCAGGTCCACCGCCCGAAAGACTTCGGCAGCTGCTCCCCTGCCGAGGCGCTCCCTCAGCTGGTAGCGGCCTGCCAGCGGCGCAGCGGCATTCAGCGACGAATGCGTGGGCGCCGGCACTGCCGTCCCCGCGGCACTCATGCGGGAAAGGCTGCGGTATGGTGTGCGCCGCTGGAATCAGTCGTCCATGCATCGAGCTGGAACCCGCAGGCGCAACGCCACACAGGCGGAAGTTCGGTGCTTCCGGCATCGGTCGGGGCAAAGGTGTAGCTGGCGCGCTCCCACCCGAGCGCCGGCGTCACCAGCTGCATCGGTGAACCGCAATGGACAGCGGCCTTTCCCTGCGGCGCTGTGGTGCCGTCCAGGGTGGATCGCGTCAGGTCCAGGTGCCCATCCGGGATGGTCGCACCCATGCGGGGCTCACGCGGTGAAACTTCGGTGAAAGAAACCAACACACTCACGACTCCGTTGTGAAGCAACTTCAGGAACAATCGTAAGCTTACATATAACTAGCCGAACTAGCTAGTCAGGCTAGTGAACTTTTAATTCCGCGCCTTCGCCCGCCTGGAGCGATTCGGTCATGCGCTGGAGGAAGTCGACCACAGTCCGGGCCTCCTCTGCGGTCAGGCCTTCAGCAACCACCATCATCCGGCGATGCATGGCACCGAGGGTCTCCCGGACCTCCTTGTCCGACTCCCCGGTGGGGACCACCACCACGGAGCGGCGGTCGGAGGGGTGCGCCTCCCGGCGGACATGCCCGCTGGCTACGAGGCGGTCAATCAGCGAGGTGGTGGAAGCGCTAGTAATATTGAGGAACCGGCTGAGATCCTTGGGGACAACCTGCTTGCCAGACGCCTGGACCCTCAGCAGGTACCGCAGGGCAAGGATGTCCGTCTCGCCCATGCCCATGGAATCCCTGGTGCTGCGGCGGATTTCGGTCTCGGCCGCCCGGTAGTCCCGGAGCGCCTTCAGTACCGCCGCACTGTAGTCCAGTTGCCCGTCGGGTCCGTACCAGTAGCCGGATCCCTCGTTGCCCATAGAAGCCATGGCATCATTTTAGACCAACTGGTAACTAGACCGCCAAGTAACTTCCTTTCCCGGCCGCCGGAGGCGTTATCCCGGTGCTAACCGCCAGGAAACACCTGCGTAACTCCCCGCGCCTAGCCTTATCAGGCATACCCCTCCGGCGAATCGAGGAAGATATGCAGACCAACCCCAGGCTCAACATCCGGCAGGTCTCCTGGTCCAATCCCGTTGGCGCGGACCTTCGCCGCGCGCAGCAGGCCGAACTCGACGCCCGCTTTGGCCGGCCCGACCACGAGCCCGGGCCGCCGCCGTCGGGCGCAGACTGCGCTGTCTTCCTGGTGGCCTACGACAAAGGATCGGGGCAACCGGTGGGCTGCGGTGGGCTCCGGCTCCTGGATGGAACAACCGCCGAAATCAAGCGGCTCTACGTGCTGCCCTACACCCGGGGCTCCGGCGTCGCCAGCTCCATCCTCGCGGCACTGGAAGCCGAAGCGTTCAGCCAGGGCATCACCAGGATCAAGGCCGAAGCCGGATCGGCGCAGCCTGACGGCCGGAACTTCTACGAGAATTCCGGATTCGAATCCATCCCGAACTTCGGGCCCTACATCGGCGTGGAGCACTCGCACTGCTACGCCAAGCGCATCAACGCCCACAGCGCCGCCCAGACCGCCATGGCCTAGCACCAGCTCCGTCACACTCGGATCGCGGGCAGCAGCTTGGGTAACCTCGGCCTATGGAAACAGCAGACATCACCTTCCGGACCCGCAAATGGGTCCGGCCTGAGGACCTCAACGCCAACGGGACCCTCTTTGGCGGCAGCCTGCTGAAATGGATTGACGAAGAAGCCGCCATCTACGCCATCCTCCAGCTGGGAAACGGCCGCGCAGTCACCAAGTACATTTCGGAGATCAACTTCGTCAGCTCCGCGGTCCAGGGCGACCTGATCGAAATGGGACTGACAGCCACGCGGTTTGGCCGGACCTCGCTGACGATGCGTGCCGAGGTCCGCAACATGATCACCCGGCAAAGCATCCTCACCATCGAGGAGATCGTTTTCGTGAACCTGAACCAGGACGGGAAGCCCGAGCCGCACGGCTACACGGAAATCACCTACGACAGGGACAGGATCCCCACCCACCACCTCAGCGGGACCGCCGTCAAGGACTGACGCCGCCCACGACAAAGGTTTTCCCCGGGTTTACGCCGAGGGCCCCAGCCGTTTCACCAACTGGTCCAAAGTGAGCAGCCGGGCTGTTTATCGAATCGATAGCTATAACAGCCCGTTTTTCGTCATGCCCGGCTATAGGCTGTGCGGACATGCTCCGATTCCAGTCCAGAAATGAGTCCTGATCGTGCGTACATTGAAGACTTTGGTTGCCGCCGCCGTTGCCGCCACCCTGCTCGCCGGCTGCGGCGGGGCTTCCACCCCGCCGGCTTCGACCGGTGAGGCCTCCGGCGCTCCGGCAGGAGCCTCCGGGGACACCCTGGTGATCTACACCAACTCCAACGGCGAAGGCCGGGGCGACTGGTTGGCCGCCAAGGCGGCCGAGGCCGGATTCAAGATCGAAATCGTGGGGGCCGGGGGCGCCGATGCCACCAACAAGCTCATTGCGGAGAAGAACAACCCCATCGCCGACGTCGCCTTCGGCCTGAACAACATGTACTTCTCGCAGGTCAAGAACGAAGGCGCGCTGGAGGCCTACCAGCCCGCATGGGCCGGCGATGTGGACAAGGGCCTGGGCGACGGCGAGACCTACTGGCCCCTGGTGAAGCAGGCGATCCTCCTGGGCTACAACTCGGACAAGATCAGCAAGGACGCCGCACCAAAGGACTGGACGGACTTGTGGACCAAGGATGAGTTCAAGAGCCGCTACGAGCGGGTCACCGGCCTGGGCACGGCCACGGCGCAGCTGGTTTTCGCCGGCATCCTCTCCCGGTACCGGGACGACTCCGGGGATCTGGGGATCTCCGACGACGGATGGAAGCAGGTTGAGCAGTACTTCAAGAACGGCAGCCCCGCAGTGGCCAAAACCGACCTGTTTGCCCGCATCGCCTCCGGCGAAGTGGACATGGGCCAGATGCCGTCCTCGATCATTGCCGACCGCGAAAAGTCCTTCAAAGTGAACGTGGACACGGTCATCCCTTCTGTGGGGGTCCCCCTTGCCGTGGAGCAGATCGCCCTGGTGAAGGGAACCAAGAAGAAGGAGCAGGCGCAGAAGTTCATCGACTGGTTCGGCAGCGGAGACGTCCAGGGTGAATTCGCGCAGAAGTTCAACTCCATGCCGGTCAACAAGGCCGCCCAGGCAAAGGCCAATCCCGAGGTGGTGGACTTCTTTGCCGGCCTTAAGCAGCAGGACATCGACTGGGACTTCGTCCAGAAGAACATGGGCGCCTGGGTGGAGAAGATCGAACTCGAGTACATGACGTAACCCCGCACTGCCAGCCGCCGTTCCCGCGTTCCATCAGACAGGGTTGCCATGATCCGCTTGGAAGACATTGAAGTTACCTTTGGCGGTTTCACCGCCATTCCGCATCTGGACCTGCATGTCCAACCGGGCGAATTCTTCACCCTGCTGGGGCCCTCCGGCTGTGGAAAGACGACGGCGCTGCGCACCCTGGCCGGCTTCATCCAGCTTACCAGGGGTACCGTCCGGGTGGACGGGAAGGACGTGACCCGCCTTCCAAGCGACAAGCGGCAGGTGGGCATGGTGTTCCAGAACTATGCGCTGTTCCCGAGCATGAGCGTATGGGAGAACATCGCCTTCGGGCTCCGGGTCCGGAAGGAAAAACCTGCCGACAGCGACCGCCTGGTGCGGGACATTGCACGGCGCGTGGAACTCAGCGACGAGCAGCTGGCGAAGAACGTGGCCGAGCTGTCCGGCGGCCAGCAGCAGCGCGTGGCTGTTGCCCGCGCCCTGGTGCTGCGGCCCAAGATCCTGCTGCTGGACGAGCCACTGTCCAACCTCGACGCCAAGCTCCGGCACCAGCTGCGCCAGCAGCTCAAGGACCTGCAGAGCGAATTCGGCATCACCACCGTGTACGTCACCCACGACCAGGACGAGGCCCTTGCCATGAGTGACCGGGTGGCGGTCTTCAACAAGGGGGTGGTGGAACAGGTTGGGACGCCCCAGGAAATCTACGACCATGCCGCTACGGAGTTCGTCTGCAACTTCATTGGTGACAGCTCAGCCCTGACGCCGGACTTCGTGGCGGAGGTCAACCGGCTCTCCGGTGCCGGCCTCAGCACGGATGCCAAGTCCTACCTGCGCGTGGAAAAGGCCTCCCTGGACCGGCCCGCGGACGGGGGCACCGCCGTCGGGCTTGCCGCCACCGTGGTCTCCCGGACCTACCACGGCCTGCACAGCCGGTATGTGGTCCGCAGCCATGGCGCGGACATCCGCCTCCTGGTCCGGGAAGACGGCGCCGCACACCCTGAGGCCGGCACGGCTACAACGGTCTACGTCCAGCCCGGGCACATCCTCCAGTACCATCCGGGAACAGGCGCCGCCCTTGCACAGGACCAGGCGGTCGCCCTGCCATGAGCAGCACCAACGCGGTGCGCAGCATGGCCCGCTCCCCTTTCGTCCTGGTGGTGGGGGTCATCCTCACCTGGTTCATAACCGCGTTCCTGGTGTGGCCCAACGTGAACATCCTGATGGCCACGTTCTTCCCCGACGGCAGCTTTTCGGGGCGCGCCGCGGAGAAGCTGTTCTCCTCCCAGCGGGCCATGAAGGCACTGGGCAACAGCTTCCTGCTGGCCGTGGCGCTGTCCGTCACCGTCAACCTGGTGGGCGTCTTCATCGTCCTGGTGACGCAATACTTCAGGATCCGCGGCTCGAGGATCCTGTTCCTGGGCTACGCCTCCACCTTCATTTACGGCGGCATCGTGCTGGCGGCGGGGTACAAATTCATCTACGGGGACAAAGGCATCGTCACGTCGCTGCTGGTCCGGGTTTTCCCCGGAATGGATCCCGGCTGGTTTTCCGGGTTCTTTGCCGTGCTGGCGGTCATGACCTTTGCCACCACCACCAACCACATGCTGTTCGTTGCCAATGCCCTCAAAGGCATCGACTACCAGACCATCGAGGCCGCGCGGAACCTTGGCGCCTCCACATGGACCATCCTGCGGCGCATCGTCCTGCCGATGCTCAAGCCCACGCTGTTCGCCGTCACCATCCTGTCCTTCCTCACCGGCCTGGGCGCCCTGAGCGCCCCGCAGGTGCTGGGCGGCCGTGATTTCCAGACCATCACACCGATGATCCTGACGTTCACCAACAGCCCCACCTCGCGTGACCTGGCGGCGCTGCTGGCCGTGATCCTTGGCCTGGCCACCATGGTGATGCTCGCCGTGATGTCCCGGCTGGAGAAGGGCGGCACCTACTTTTCGGTGTCAAAGGTGTCTTCCGAGCTGCAGAAGCAGGACATTGCCAACCCCGTGGCCAACGTGGCCGTGCACGCCGTGGCCTATCTCCTCTTTGCCGTCTACACGCTTCCCGTGGTGCTGATCGTGCTTTATTCGTTTGCCGACGGCGCGGCCATCCAGACCGGACAGCTCTCGTTTTCCAACCTGACGCTGGACAACTACGTCCGCGTCCTCACCCAACAGTCCGGGCTGCGGCCGTTCATCGTCAGTGTGGTGTACAGCGCACTGGCGGCGGTCATCGCCGTGGGCGGCCTGCTCTTCGTGGCGCGGCTGCTGCAGAAGTACAAAAACTGGGTGGCCTCAGCCTTCGAGTACCTGCTGCACATCCCGTGGATCCTGCCCTCCGCGCTGCTGGCCCTGGGACTGATCGTCAGCTACGACCACCCCAATCCTCTGGTGGGCGGCGCCGTCCTCACCGGAACAACGGTGATCCTGCTCATCGCCTTCGTCACGGTAAAGATCCCGTTCACGCTCCGGATGCTCAAGGCGTCCTTTGCCGCCGTCAACTCTTCCCTGGAAGAGGCCGCCGCCATCATGGGCGCCAAGACGCTGTATGTCTTCCGGCGCATCCTCCTGCCGCTGGTACTCCCGGCGGCAGCAGCCATCACGGCCCTGAACTTCAACAGCCTGCTGGACGACTACGACACGGCGATCTTCCTGGCCCATCCGCTGGTGCAACCGCTGGGCCTGGTGATCAAAGCCAACACCGACGGGGCCGAAGGCACCGAGGGGATCGCGAACACCTTCGTCTACACGGTGCTCCTCATGGTCATCACCGGGGTGACGATGTATCTCGTGTACGGCAGGTCCGGGCGGCGGAAGAACAGGAAGCAACTGCCCGCAGCTCCGGCCGGCCCGCAGGTCTCCGGCGCCGGACTTCCCGGCGCCCAGGCGCCGGGTGAGGACGACGCCACGCGCCCGGCAGCTGCCGTCCGCTGACTATCTCTCCGAACCGCTCCCGACGGCGGTCCGTGCGTTCCGCCGTCGGGCCAGGTTGAGCATGCGGTCACGCAGCGGCTGGGCACGGTCTGCCAGGGCGACTCGTCCGAGTGCCGAGGAGGCCACGCTCACGGCGCGGGTGCGGAGCCTCCGCTGCCGGTTGTAGGCACTCAGCGCCTGGTCCTGGTCCTGGCCGTCAGGCGCGTTGTTGAGGAGGTCGGCCAGTGTCACGGCGTCCACCAGCGATTCGCAGGCGCCGCGGCCAAGGGTGGGCATCATGGCGTGCGCGGCATCGCCGATGAGCACCATCCGGCCGCTGACGTAGGAGCGCAGATGCGGCACTGTCCACAGGCGCTGGACGAGGCATTCCTCCGGCGTGGCTGTGGCGAGGGCGCGACGGATGGCAGGTGCGTGGTCCGCAAAGCGCTCCCGGGCCTGTTCCAGGGCTGACGGAACATCAATTCCGTAGGGGCCCAGTCCTGACCGGTAACTGGCGTACCAGAAGGACCCGCCCCGGGCGGCGGCCATGCCGAACAGGTCGCCGCGGCCCCAGTACTCGCCCACCTCGTCCGGAGCGACCGGCGTCGGGAGGGTTCCCCGGAGGGCAAGGTAAGGCGTCAGGCGGGCCTCGGTGGCGCTGCCCCATCCCGCACGGCGAACCATGCTGTGGACGCCGTCGGCGCCCACGACGAGGCTGCCGTCCGCGGGGACTGACTGCACGGTGTCGGTGATCCGGCGAACGGCGGCGGGCACGGCGCCATCCAACAGCCGGACCAGGTCGATCCGGGAAATGCCGAACATCTCCCCGGCATCGACGGTGATCCACGGTTCACCCTGGGCGTTCCGGACCGATCCGCTCCCCAGCACCGGGCTCACGGCCCGCGCCTGGTCCAGTATTCCCAGCCGGGCCAGGGCGCGTTGGGCGTTGGGCCACATGCCGAGGGCGTTGCCGACGGTGGGCAGTTCCGGCCGTTTCTCGTGCACCGTCACGCGGAAGCGGTTGGGGTCCAACGCCGCAGCAAGGGCCAGCCCGGCAATGCCGCCGCCAACAATCGTGATCGTTTCCATGCGCCTCATTTTACTACTTTTGTAGTGAACCGGAAGGGGCCCGATTACACTGAACGCATGCCGGACCGACGTACCCAGTTGCTCGATGCCGCCCTGGCCGTGGTGGCGGACAAGGGCATGAAGGGGCTCACCCACCGGGCCGTGGACACCGCCGCAGGCCTCTCGGAAGGCACCACGTCCAACTACTACCGGAACCGCGCAGCCCTGGTTGACGCCGCCCTGGACCGGCTTCTGGAACTGGACGCCGCCCTCCTCCGGGAACGGGGGCCTGCCGGTCCGCCCAAGGACGTGGGTGAACTGGCAGGCCAGCTCGCCTCCATGGTGGTGATGCTTGCCGGCCGTCACGCCGGCCTGACCCGGGCCCGGCTGGCACTTTCCCTGGACAAGCCGGACTCCGTGACGGCCGGTCACTTCCAGCTGGTGGGAGGCCTGGAACAGGCCCTTGCCGGGCTGGGAGTGCCGGACGCGCGGGCGCGGGCACGGGATGTGGCGGACTACGGCGACGGGGTACTGCTGCACCTGCTCACCGTGCGCCGGGATGAAGACCCCGACCCCAAGGCCATCGCGGCGGCCGTCCGGCGGCTGGTGGGCAATTGAGCCTCACCCAGCCGGCCGGCGTCGTCCTTCTCCAAATGCCCTAGGAGGAGGCGGGCCAGCCCGTGTAAGCCTCAGCCAGGTAGGCCCTGCCATGGCGGGAGGAGACCACGGAGTTCAGTTCGCCGAGCTGGCGGGCGCGGGAGAAGTCGTCCGCGTCGGCCGGGGTGTGCAGCATGGTGGTCATCCAGTAGGAGAACTGCTGGGCCTTCCACACCCTGTCCAGGGCGCGGTCGCTGTACGTGTCCAGGAGCCGGTCCGAGCCGGAGTTGTAGTGGCTGTCCAGCCCCTCGAAGAGGAACTTGACGTCGTTGATGGCCAGGTTGAGGCCCTTGGCACCGGTGGGCGGCACGGTGTGGGCGGCGTCGCCGGTCAGGAACAGGTTGCCGTGGCGCATCGGGGTGTGGACGAAGCTGCGGAACGGCAGGACCATCTTTTCCAGGACCGGACCCTCTTTAAGCTCGAAGCCGTTGCCGTTGACGCGGCTGCGGAATTCGGCCCAGATCCGGTCGTCATCCCATTCCGCCACGTTCTCCTTGGGGTCGCACTGGAAGTACATCCGCTGCACAGTTTCCGTACGCTGGCTGATCAGGGCGAAGCCGTTGGCCGAGTTGGCGTAGATGAGTTCGTCGGAGCTGCGCGGTGCCTCGGCCAGGATGCCGAACCAGGCGAAGGGGTACTCATGGAAGTACCACTTGCGGTGGGCCTCGGGGATCTGGAACCGGCAGTGGCTGCGCGAGCCGTCGGCGCCGACCAGGAAGTCGGCCTGGATCTCGAACTCGACGCCGTCGGCATCGGTGAACCAGACCTTCGGCTTGCCCTCCAGGTCGTGGACGGTGGTGTCGGTGACGCTGTAGCGGACATCGCCGCCGTCGTCCTTCCTGCGCGCGGCGAGGTCCAGGAAGACGTCCGTTTGCGGGTACAGCCACACGGATTCGCCCACGAGATCCTTGAAGTCGATGCGGTGGCTCTCGTTGTTGAAGCGCAGCTCGATGCCGTCATGCCGGTCGCCGTCGCGCAGCACCCGGTCCGAGACGCCGCTGTCCACCAGCAGGTTGACGGTTCCGTGCTCCAGGATGCCGGCGCGCACGGTGTGGGAGATTTCCTCGTGGCTGCGGATCTCGACCACCGTGGATTCGATGCCTGCCTTGGCCAGCAGATGGGAGAGCATCAGCCCTGCCGGACCGCCTCCCATGATGGCTACCTGGGTGGTGATGATTTTTCGTGCCATGGCTTTGTCTCGCTTCGTTGCGGGGGCCCGGGAAAGGGCCGGAATGGTTGCCTGGGTTCAGTGTGCGCCAGGACGGGTGACCGGCGTTACAGGCATTCCGTTGAACGGATCCGGGCAGGGGTGTGGAGGTGACCGGGTCAGGCTTCCGCCAGGCCCCGGGCAATGCCGCGGGCGGCCGTCTGCAGCGCCGGAACCAGCGCCTGCAGCCGCATTTCGCGCAGCGGAACCACGACGCCGATGGACGCCACCGCGCGCTGGCGGCGGGTAAGGACAGGCACGGCTATGCCCCAGGTGTCCGGATCCACCACGCCCTTCAGCTGCGCGAAGCCCTGGTGCGACGTATCGGCGAGCAGCGCGCGCACGTCATCGGCAGTCAGCTTTCCGTACGGGTCGTGGAACTGGCCGAGGTACTCATGCTGCAGGGCCTTGTCCTGGTGGGCCATGAGCGCCAGCCCGGCGGACGAGATATGGATGGGCATCCGGCCTGCCACCTGGGCGCGGTTGGCCACCGAGCCGCGCCGGGAGAGCCGCTCCACGAAGAGCGCCTCCCAGCCGTCCAGTACCGCCAGGTTCACGTTTTGGTTCAGGACCTGCTGGATGTCCTCCATGAAGGGCATGGCCGCCTGGCGCAGCGCCAGCGCCGGGGCGGCACGGTTCACCAGCTCCCAGAGCCGGAGGCCGGGGCGGACCATGCCGCCGGGGGCAGTCTCCAGCAGGCCATGGCCGGCGAGCTGGCCCACCAGCCTGTGCGTGGTGGTCAGTGGAAGGCCTGCACGCTCGGCAAGCTCCGACAACCGGAGGTCCGTGACGTCCTGGGGGAAGGCGGAGATCAGCCGCACAATCCGGTCCACCACCGAATCGCCCGAGCTTGAGTTCGCCACGTCCGCACGCCCTTCCGTTGAATGGGAAGTCCAGCGTACCGCGCTGGGCGAACGAAAGGCGGGTCCAACGAAAGGCCGGGCGCACCCCGGGCGCTTTCCCGGACGGCGGTCAGGCCGCCGTCGGGCCGTGATCCGGCCTGCGCCGCAGGCGACGCCACGCGCCGGGGGCGAGCACGACGGCAATGCCGACGACGGCGCCAATGACGGTCTCGATGATGCGGTCCCGCAGCAGGATGGATGCCGAGGCGGGGACCACCAGGAGCGTGGACACCAGCGCCAGGGGCGTCACGAACACCTGGGCCACAAGGTACTGGCGGATGATGAACATCTCCGCGCCGAACTGGCAGAGCGCCATCACCAGCACCGTCTGCCAGGGCTGCAGGCCCACCAGCAGGACGGCCGCCAGGACCAGCAGGCCCAGCACGGTGCCGATGATCCTTTGGATGCCGCGGCGCACCCGGTGCCTGGTGGTGTGCCCCACCAGCGGAACCACGGCGGCCACCATGGCCCAGTAGTTGTGGCCGAAGCCGAGGCGGCCGCCTGCCCACGTGGCCAACGAGCCGGCCAGGCCTGCCGCCACCAGGTAGCCGAAACCCTCAAGCCACGCCGTCCGCTTCTCTGCCGGGGTCCGCCGGATGCGGGGAGGCCTGGTCCAGGGGGTGCGGTGGCTGGGAAGAATCCGGGAGGAGAAGCCAATGAGCAGGGCGAACACCGTGGTGAGGACCGCGACCAGCATGCCCTGCCACAGCGGCGGCTGGTTGGGAATGGACGCGATGGCGGCAAAGGCGAAGATGTGGAAAAGCGATCCCGCCGGGCGCAGCCGCAGCCAGGAGATCGCCACCGAGCAGCCGCCGGCCACCAGGGTGGTGGCCAGGACCAGCAGCCAGGTGTGCGCGGCGGCATCCAGGCCCCAGGCAGGACCTATCCGGGCGGCGAGCGCGGCGAGGAGGATCACCAGCAGCATCAGCAGCCCCGCCCGCAGCTGCAGGACAAAACGGACGGCGTGCGGCTCCCCGCGGCCGTAGATTCCGGTGAAGGCACCGAACGACGCGAAGATTGCCAGGTCCAGCCGGCCCAGCAGCACCAGGGTGATCAGGGGTACGAAGACGCCGACGGCGCACCTCAGTGCCGGGTGGTGGTCCTTGTTGCCGGGGGCGATGCTGAACATCTCAGCAAGCATCTTCACGGGGGCAGCGCCTTCCTTGGGGGTGGATTCCGGGGTGGCGGCCGCGCTGACGTTCCTGGTAAATCCTACGGCCCGGACCCCCGGCACCGCCCGGTACGTTCCCATGAACGGAATCGGGAGGCAATGCGGCGGAAACAACGCCCCGTGATGCTTGAGTCATGAAGCGCCCTCCGCACAACACACCTGCCGCTGACCTGAGCTGCGAAGTCTGCGGCCGGATGCCGGAACCGCCCAAGGCGCGGCTGACCCTGGCGAACGTGGCCGCGATGCTGCCCATCGAGCTCCTGGTCCATGCGCTGGTGGTGGAGACCCACCTCCCCTATGTGGCGAAGGTGCTGGTGCTGACCCTCACCGCCACGGTCCTGGTGATCTGGGTGGCTGAGCCGTCCGCCGCCCGGATCCTGCGGGGCTGGCTGCATGCCCCGGCGCTGCGGCACCGCAACCGGCTGGCCGCGGCCCCGGCGCTGTGGCGGGCGCGGACGATGCTCCAGGACCAGCCCGGGTCGCTGCAGCGGGTGACGCGGGCGCTGTCCCGGCTGGATACGAACATCCTTGGCATCCACGTCCACCCGGTGCCGGGAGGGGTTCTGGACGAGTTCGTGCTCTCGGCTCCGGGCACCGTGGGCGAGCGGGAGTTGCTGGCAGCGCTCTCCGACGGCGGCGGGAGCCGTTCGCACGTTTGGCCCACCA
This region of Arthrobacter sp. DNA4 genomic DNA includes:
- a CDS encoding serine/threonine-protein kinase, encoding MSAAGTAVPAPTHSSLNAAAPLAGRYQLRERLGRGAAAEVFRAVDLEGGPEVAVKIAAASGRKQHQRIRNEASVLAGLTHPSIVKLLGQGVVGGGGSHAGRPYLVEELALGATLAETIRLESPTPADVALWARGLFGALAYLHSNGLVHRDIKPANLMLSGLRRSPVRIIDFGIATATGSAPEPGISSGTVHYMSPEQASGGTAAPSWDVYAMGLVLLELLTGTKAFPGTAIESLVARTLRSPDIPGHLGAWVPLLRSVTAMDPRERPTAAAAAAMAARLIPGVPSRSEGFQGARGSRPGGIVARPCPAQRALPSRRHRQQA
- a CDS encoding MarR family winged helix-turn-helix transcriptional regulator, yielding MASMGNEGSGYWYGPDGQLDYSAAVLKALRDYRAAETEIRRSTRDSMGMGETDILALRYLLRVQASGKQVVPKDLSRFLNITSASTTSLIDRLVASGHVRREAHPSDRRSVVVVPTGESDKEVRETLGAMHRRMMVVAEGLTAEEARTVVDFLQRMTESLQAGEGAELKVH
- a CDS encoding GNAT family N-acetyltransferase, whose translation is MQTNPRLNIRQVSWSNPVGADLRRAQQAELDARFGRPDHEPGPPPSGADCAVFLVAYDKGSGQPVGCGGLRLLDGTTAEIKRLYVLPYTRGSGVASSILAALEAEAFSQGITRIKAEAGSAQPDGRNFYENSGFESIPNFGPYIGVEHSHCYAKRINAHSAAQTAMA
- a CDS encoding acyl-CoA thioesterase → METADITFRTRKWVRPEDLNANGTLFGGSLLKWIDEEAAIYAILQLGNGRAVTKYISEINFVSSAVQGDLIEMGLTATRFGRTSLTMRAEVRNMITRQSILTIEEIVFVNLNQDGKPEPHGYTEITYDRDRIPTHHLSGTAVKD
- a CDS encoding extracellular solute-binding protein — encoded protein: MRTLKTLVAAAVAATLLAGCGGASTPPASTGEASGAPAGASGDTLVIYTNSNGEGRGDWLAAKAAEAGFKIEIVGAGGADATNKLIAEKNNPIADVAFGLNNMYFSQVKNEGALEAYQPAWAGDVDKGLGDGETYWPLVKQAILLGYNSDKISKDAAPKDWTDLWTKDEFKSRYERVTGLGTATAQLVFAGILSRYRDDSGDLGISDDGWKQVEQYFKNGSPAVAKTDLFARIASGEVDMGQMPSSIIADREKSFKVNVDTVIPSVGVPLAVEQIALVKGTKKKEQAQKFIDWFGSGDVQGEFAQKFNSMPVNKAAQAKANPEVVDFFAGLKQQDIDWDFVQKNMGAWVEKIELEYMT
- a CDS encoding ABC transporter ATP-binding protein, whose protein sequence is MIRLEDIEVTFGGFTAIPHLDLHVQPGEFFTLLGPSGCGKTTALRTLAGFIQLTRGTVRVDGKDVTRLPSDKRQVGMVFQNYALFPSMSVWENIAFGLRVRKEKPADSDRLVRDIARRVELSDEQLAKNVAELSGGQQQRVAVARALVLRPKILLLDEPLSNLDAKLRHQLRQQLKDLQSEFGITTVYVTHDQDEALAMSDRVAVFNKGVVEQVGTPQEIYDHAATEFVCNFIGDSSALTPDFVAEVNRLSGAGLSTDAKSYLRVEKASLDRPADGGTAVGLAATVVSRTYHGLHSRYVVRSHGADIRLLVREDGAAHPEAGTATTVYVQPGHILQYHPGTGAALAQDQAVALP
- a CDS encoding iron ABC transporter permease, yielding MSSTNAVRSMARSPFVLVVGVILTWFITAFLVWPNVNILMATFFPDGSFSGRAAEKLFSSQRAMKALGNSFLLAVALSVTVNLVGVFIVLVTQYFRIRGSRILFLGYASTFIYGGIVLAAGYKFIYGDKGIVTSLLVRVFPGMDPGWFSGFFAVLAVMTFATTTNHMLFVANALKGIDYQTIEAARNLGASTWTILRRIVLPMLKPTLFAVTILSFLTGLGALSAPQVLGGRDFQTITPMILTFTNSPTSRDLAALLAVILGLATMVMLAVMSRLEKGGTYFSVSKVSSELQKQDIANPVANVAVHAVAYLLFAVYTLPVVLIVLYSFADGAAIQTGQLSFSNLTLDNYVRVLTQQSGLRPFIVSVVYSALAAVIAVGGLLFVARLLQKYKNWVASAFEYLLHIPWILPSALLALGLIVSYDHPNPLVGGAVLTGTTVILLIAFVTVKIPFTLRMLKASFAAVNSSLEEAAAIMGAKTLYVFRRILLPLVLPAAAAITALNFNSLLDDYDTAIFLAHPLVQPLGLVIKANTDGAEGTEGIANTFVYTVLLMVITGVTMYLVYGRSGRRKNRKQLPAAPAGPQVSGAGLPGAQAPGEDDATRPAAAVR
- a CDS encoding FAD-dependent monooxygenase; the encoded protein is METITIVGGGIAGLALAAALDPNRFRVTVHEKRPELPTVGNALGMWPNAQRALARLGILDQARAVSPVLGSGSVRNAQGEPWITVDAGEMFGISRIDLVRLLDGAVPAAVRRITDTVQSVPADGSLVVGADGVHSMVRRAGWGSATEARLTPYLALRGTLPTPVAPDEVGEYWGRGDLFGMAAARGGSFWYASYRSGLGPYGIDVPSALEQARERFADHAPAIRRALATATPEECLVQRLWTVPHLRSYVSGRMVLIGDAAHAMMPTLGRGACESLVDAVTLADLLNNAPDGQDQDQALSAYNRQRRLRTRAVSVASSALGRVALADRAQPLRDRMLNLARRRNARTAVGSGSER